A single region of the Halorussus salinus genome encodes:
- a CDS encoding DMT family transporter produces MVATGIWYATISALLWGGYLFGLKRYFSGFSPAVVIVTANAAAVAWYLPVVLFAPADGPVSGEITPAALALVVGVLLASAAAYLALLYALSAGDVSYVAPLGKLVPAFTLPLEVILVNESLAAAQVVGVGFATLAVYLANYQYTGLLAPIRRAATHRPAQLALGSAALYGAVDVGTRVLLQGVGIRSDVWALVYTGGVAVVLLPLAARQRPDQFASAVPKFLALGAVVAAATHTMMRAFAVLPASVVSPVLNTQAIVAVVLGGLLLGEERFGLRLVAGAVAIVGISLIALG; encoded by the coding sequence GTGGTAGCCACCGGCATCTGGTACGCGACGATTTCGGCGTTGCTGTGGGGCGGCTACCTCTTCGGCCTGAAACGCTACTTCTCGGGGTTCTCGCCCGCGGTCGTCATCGTCACGGCGAACGCCGCCGCGGTCGCGTGGTACCTTCCCGTCGTGTTGTTCGCGCCCGCCGACGGGCCGGTGTCGGGCGAGATTACGCCCGCCGCGCTCGCGCTGGTCGTCGGCGTCCTGCTGGCCAGCGCCGCGGCGTATCTGGCGCTCCTCTACGCGCTCTCGGCGGGCGACGTGTCCTACGTCGCGCCGCTCGGGAAACTGGTCCCGGCGTTCACGCTCCCGCTGGAGGTCATTCTCGTGAACGAATCGCTCGCGGCCGCGCAGGTCGTCGGCGTCGGGTTCGCCACGTTGGCGGTCTACCTCGCCAACTACCAGTACACCGGACTCCTCGCGCCGATTCGCCGGGCGGCGACCCATCGCCCCGCGCAACTCGCGCTCGGGAGCGCGGCGCTCTACGGCGCGGTGGACGTGGGGACTCGCGTGCTGTTGCAGGGCGTCGGGATTCGCTCGGACGTGTGGGCGCTGGTCTACACCGGAGGAGTCGCCGTCGTCCTCCTGCCCCTCGCGGCCCGCCAGCGGCCCGACCAGTTCGCGTCCGCGGTTCCGAAGTTCCTCGCGCTCGGGGCGGTCGTCGCGGCGGCGACCCACACCATGATGCGGGCGTTCGCGGTCCTCCCGGCGAGCGTCGTCTCGCCCGTCCTGAACACGCAGGCCATCGTCGCGGTCGTCCTCGGCGGTCTCCTGCTCGGCGAGGAGCGGTTCGGTCTCCGCCTCGTCGCCGGAGCGGTCGCCATCGTCGGCATCTCGCTCATCGCGTTGGGGTAG
- a CDS encoding acyl-CoA carboxylase subunit beta: MKVRVSDGATDEEASAIAEALAQHVRDEVEVYVGDADAPAVVREAPAGPPNAGAEAAAEAIAQSDDLGPTEREEQLWDEIEDIELGGPEKYKDRLEEQGKLFVRDRLDLWFGEDGLLFEDGKFANFDAWHPDSPEVEEGNDDRLPGDGLLTGAAEFEGRELHFMANDFTVKAGSMAEKGVEKFLRMQQRALKNGKPVLYLMDSSGGRIDQQTGFFANREGIGKYYYNHSMLSGAVPQICVLYGPCIAGAAYTPVFADFTIMVRDMSAMAIASPRMVQMVTGEDIELEELGGPDVHAQKSGSADLVADDEEHARELVADLVSYLPDSADEKPPKTEGKPPLKSPAGIDSVVPQEPNKGYDMTDVIDRVVDDESYFELKPEYGKEIITAFARIDGRPVGIVANQPAQRAGAIFPDAAEKAAEFIWTCDAYEIPLLYLCDTPGFMAGSQVEEDAILEKGKKFIYATSSATVPKQTVVVRKAYGAGIYAMGGPAYDPESVIGLPSGEIAIMGPEAAINAVYARKLSEIADDEERAKKEQELREEYREDIDVHRMASEVVIDDIVPPSTLRKELKNRFAFYEGIEKDLPDKKHGTIL; the protein is encoded by the coding sequence ATGAAAGTCCGCGTCAGCGACGGTGCGACCGACGAGGAGGCCTCGGCCATCGCGGAGGCGCTCGCCCAACACGTCCGGGACGAAGTGGAAGTGTACGTGGGCGACGCCGACGCGCCCGCGGTGGTCCGGGAGGCCCCCGCCGGTCCCCCGAACGCAGGAGCCGAGGCCGCCGCAGAGGCAATCGCCCAATCCGACGACCTCGGGCCGACCGAGCGCGAGGAGCAGTTGTGGGACGAAATCGAGGACATCGAGTTGGGCGGTCCCGAGAAGTACAAGGACCGACTCGAAGAGCAGGGCAAACTGTTCGTCCGGGACCGCCTCGACCTCTGGTTCGGCGAGGACGGACTCCTCTTCGAGGACGGCAAGTTCGCTAACTTCGACGCGTGGCACCCCGACAGCCCCGAGGTCGAGGAGGGCAACGACGACCGACTGCCCGGCGACGGCCTGCTCACGGGCGCGGCCGAGTTCGAGGGCCGCGAGTTGCACTTCATGGCCAACGACTTCACCGTCAAGGCCGGGTCGATGGCCGAGAAGGGCGTCGAGAAGTTCCTCCGGATGCAACAGCGCGCGCTGAAGAACGGCAAGCCCGTCCTCTACCTGATGGACTCGTCGGGCGGTCGCATCGACCAGCAGACCGGCTTCTTCGCCAACCGCGAGGGCATCGGGAAGTACTACTACAACCACTCGATGCTCTCGGGCGCGGTCCCGCAAATCTGCGTCCTCTACGGCCCCTGCATCGCTGGCGCGGCCTACACCCCCGTCTTCGCCGACTTCACCATCATGGTCCGGGACATGTCCGCGATGGCCATCGCCTCTCCTCGGATGGTCCAGATGGTCACCGGCGAGGACATCGAACTCGAAGAACTGGGCGGCCCGGACGTTCACGCCCAGAAGTCCGGAAGTGCCGACCTCGTGGCCGACGACGAGGAACACGCGCGGGAACTCGTCGCCGACCTCGTGAGCTACCTGCCCGACAGTGCCGACGAGAAGCCCCCGAAGACGGAGGGCAAGCCGCCGCTCAAATCGCCCGCTGGTATCGACTCGGTGGTCCCCCAAGAGCCGAACAAGGGCTACGACATGACCGACGTAATCGACCGCGTGGTGGACGACGAGTCCTACTTCGAACTCAAGCCCGAGTACGGCAAGGAGATCATCACCGCGTTCGCCCGCATCGACGGCCGCCCGGTCGGCATCGTGGCCAACCAGCCAGCACAGCGCGCGGGAGCCATCTTCCCCGACGCCGCCGAGAAGGCCGCCGAGTTCATCTGGACCTGCGACGCCTACGAAATTCCCCTGCTGTACCTCTGTGACACGCCGGGCTTCATGGCCGGGTCGCAGGTCGAGGAGGACGCCATCCTCGAAAAGGGCAAGAAGTTCATCTACGCCACGTCGTCCGCCACCGTCCCCAAGCAGACCGTCGTCGTCCGGAAAGCCTACGGCGCGGGCATCTACGCGATGGGCGGTCCGGCCTACGACCCCGAGAGTGTCATCGGCCTTCCCTCCGGCGAAATCGCCATCATGGGGCCGGAGGCGGCCATCAACGCGGTCTACGCCCGCAAGCTCTCCGAAATCGCCGACGACGAGGAGCGCGCGAAGAAAGAGCAGGAACTCCGCGAAGAGTACCGCGAGGACATCGACGTGCATCGGATGGCCAGCGAGGTCGTCATCGACGACATCGTGCCGCCGAGTACACTCCGGAAGGAACTGAAGAACCGGTTCGCCTTCTACGAGGGCATCGAGAAGGACCTGCCGGACAAGAAGCACGGCACGATTCTGTAG
- the gfo6 gene encoding D-xylose 1-dehydrogenase Gfo6, which yields MNLDAHVGEFAARDWQTTEEGTVRVALVGLGGFARDHVLPALAGEAERAAAGDATGPTDRTSFCEVTALVSGSPEKAESVADRYDVGHTLSYDEFEEGEGVDNFDAVYIAGPNALHLDYARTAADHGKHVLCEKPIEASAERAREMVRVCDESGVTLMVGYRPQVEPAMRRLRGLIRDGVLGDPVAFHGWFTGHILDQGGPDQWRLDSDLAGGGALMDVGVYPLNAVRFLLGANPVAAQATTSAPDPEFEEIDEHVAFQLEFPEGETASCTASYRAQADDRLRIVGTEGQAALNPAFNSEIRPTLTLEIGDEEVTRTGPYVNEVAEEFDYFAHCVLTDTRPEPDGRDSVADMEAVEAIYESAETGRRVEVGDAGT from the coding sequence ATGAACCTCGACGCTCACGTCGGCGAGTTCGCGGCCCGCGACTGGCAGACCACTGAGGAGGGCACGGTCCGGGTCGCGCTCGTCGGTCTCGGCGGGTTCGCCCGCGACCACGTTCTGCCCGCGCTGGCGGGCGAGGCGGAGCGCGCCGCCGCGGGAGACGCCACCGGACCGACTGATCGCACCTCCTTCTGCGAGGTCACGGCGCTCGTCAGCGGGTCACCCGAGAAGGCCGAATCGGTCGCCGACCGCTACGACGTAGGTCACACCCTCTCGTACGACGAGTTCGAGGAGGGCGAGGGCGTCGATAACTTCGATGCCGTCTACATCGCCGGGCCGAACGCGCTCCACTTAGACTACGCCCGGACCGCCGCCGACCACGGCAAGCACGTCCTCTGCGAGAAGCCAATCGAAGCGAGTGCGGAGCGAGCGCGCGAGATGGTCCGGGTCTGCGACGAGTCCGGCGTGACCCTGATGGTCGGCTACCGGCCGCAGGTCGAACCCGCGATGCGTCGGCTCCGGGGACTGATTCGGGACGGCGTGCTGGGCGACCCGGTGGCCTTCCACGGCTGGTTCACGGGCCACATCCTCGACCAAGGCGGGCCGGACCAGTGGCGACTCGACTCGGACCTCGCGGGCGGCGGCGCGCTGATGGACGTGGGCGTCTACCCGCTGAACGCAGTCCGGTTTCTCCTCGGCGCGAATCCGGTGGCGGCGCAGGCCACGACCAGCGCGCCCGACCCCGAGTTCGAGGAGATAGACGAACACGTCGCGTTCCAGTTGGAGTTCCCCGAGGGCGAGACCGCCTCCTGCACCGCGAGCTATCGGGCGCAGGCCGACGACCGCCTGCGAATCGTCGGGACCGAGGGGCAAGCCGCCCTGAATCCCGCGTTCAACTCCGAGATTCGTCCCACTCTCACCCTCGAAATCGGTGACGAGGAGGTCACCCGAACCGGCCCGTACGTCAACGAGGTCGCCGAGGAGTTCGACTACTTCGCCCACTGCGTGCTGACCGACACCCGGCCGGAACCCGACGGCCGCGACAGCGTGGCCGACATGGAGGCGGTCGAAGCGATTTACGAGTCGGCCGAGACGGGCCGACGCGTCGAAGTCGGCGACGCCGGAACCTGA
- a CDS encoding MaoC family dehydratase produces the protein MTGLYYEEFEVGATYEHEKRRTVSESDNQQFCDMTMNQQPLHLDADFAADTQFGERLVNGLYTMSLAVGVSIPDTTDGTIVANLSYDEVEHPNPVFHGDTIRAQSTVTDKRETSDGERGVVTMHVEAFAVNRDDEGTEGDGETLVCEFDRTVLSLKQENQ, from the coding sequence ATGACGGGACTCTACTACGAGGAGTTCGAGGTCGGCGCGACGTACGAACACGAGAAGCGTCGCACCGTCAGCGAGTCGGACAACCAGCAGTTCTGCGACATGACGATGAACCAGCAACCGCTCCACCTCGACGCGGACTTCGCCGCGGACACCCAGTTCGGCGAGCGGTTGGTCAACGGTCTCTACACGATGAGCCTCGCAGTCGGCGTCTCCATCCCGGACACGACCGACGGCACTATCGTCGCCAACCTCTCGTACGACGAGGTGGAGCATCCGAACCCGGTGTTCCACGGCGACACCATCCGCGCTCAATCGACCGTGACCGACAAGCGCGAGACCAGCGACGGCGAGCGCGGCGTCGTGACGATGCACGTCGAGGCGTTCGCGGTGAACCGCGACGACGAGGGCACCGAGGGCGACGGCGAGACGCTGGTCTGTGAGTTCGACCGGACGGTGCTGTCGCTGAAGCAGGAGAACCAGTAG
- a CDS encoding DoxX family membrane protein — protein sequence MSRSSARRTVESAFESVASRLPSSAVVTRAGLGAMLVAAGVHKLLDPAAWAVYVTDWLAPLLVVSPVAFMLINGWLEIGFGLALLADRYVALSAAVAAVSLSATILYLLVVWATTGRFGDVIARDIGLAALALAVFADAVRGAKAG from the coding sequence GTGTCCCGGAGTAGCGCGCGCCGGACCGTCGAATCGGCGTTCGAGAGCGTGGCGTCGCGGCTTCCCTCCTCGGCGGTAGTGACGCGGGCGGGTCTCGGCGCGATGCTGGTCGCCGCTGGCGTCCACAAACTGCTGGACCCGGCGGCGTGGGCGGTCTACGTCACCGACTGGCTCGCGCCGCTGTTGGTGGTCTCGCCGGTCGCCTTCATGCTGATAAACGGCTGGCTCGAAATCGGGTTCGGACTCGCGCTCCTCGCGGACCGCTACGTCGCGCTCTCGGCGGCGGTCGCCGCGGTCTCGCTCTCGGCGACGATTCTGTACCTGCTGGTCGTCTGGGCGACGACCGGGCGGTTCGGCGACGTTATCGCGCGGGACATCGGACTGGCGGCGCTGGCGCTCGCGGTGTTCGCCGACGCGGTTCGCGGGGCAAAAGCGGGGTGA
- the gdhB gene encoding glutamate dehydrogenase GdhB, whose protein sequence is MPPETVEATEQKGSDEETEEPESALETARRQLEHAAAHLDVDEGVIERLKHPTKVHRVAVPLKREDGEVEVFTGYRAQHDDVRGPYKGGLRFHPHVSEQECVGLSMWMTWKCAVMDLPFGGGKGGVVVDPKDLTEDEKERLTRRFAEELRKFVGPKKDIPAPDMGTDAQTMAWFMDAYSMQEGETIPGVVTGKPPVVGGSEGRQEAPGRSVAIVAREAADYYDYDLEDTTVAVQGFGSVGANAARLLDDWGANVVAVSDVNGAIYDPDGLDTHAVPSHEEEPEAVMSHDAPEKLSNEKILELDVDVLIPAAIGNVITADNANDVQADVVVEGANGPTTFAADAILEENGVEVIPDILANAGGVTVSYFEWLQDINRRQWSLERVQDELEKHMLSAWDDVRTEVEARDVSWRDAAYVVALSRIAEAKSTRGLWP, encoded by the coding sequence ATGCCTCCAGAAACCGTCGAAGCAACCGAACAGAAGGGTAGTGACGAGGAGACCGAAGAACCCGAGTCCGCGCTCGAAACCGCGCGTCGCCAGTTGGAACACGCCGCGGCCCACCTCGACGTGGACGAGGGCGTCATCGAGCGACTGAAACACCCGACCAAAGTCCACCGCGTCGCGGTGCCGCTGAAACGCGAGGACGGCGAGGTCGAGGTGTTCACGGGCTATCGCGCCCAGCACGACGACGTGCGCGGCCCGTACAAGGGCGGCCTGCGCTTCCATCCCCACGTCAGCGAGCAGGAGTGCGTCGGCCTGTCGATGTGGATGACGTGGAAGTGCGCCGTGATGGACCTGCCGTTCGGCGGCGGGAAGGGCGGCGTCGTCGTGGACCCCAAGGACCTGACCGAAGACGAGAAAGAGCGCCTGACTCGGCGGTTCGCCGAGGAGCTACGGAAGTTCGTCGGACCGAAGAAGGACATCCCCGCGCCCGACATGGGTACCGACGCCCAGACGATGGCGTGGTTCATGGACGCCTACTCGATGCAGGAGGGCGAGACCATCCCCGGCGTCGTCACCGGGAAGCCGCCGGTCGTCGGCGGGAGCGAGGGCCGCCAAGAGGCACCGGGTCGGTCGGTCGCCATCGTCGCCCGCGAGGCCGCCGACTACTACGACTACGACCTCGAAGACACGACCGTCGCCGTGCAGGGGTTCGGTTCGGTCGGCGCGAACGCGGCCCGCCTGCTGGACGACTGGGGTGCGAACGTCGTCGCGGTCAGCGACGTGAACGGTGCCATCTACGACCCTGACGGACTCGACACCCACGCGGTGCCCTCCCACGAGGAGGAACCCGAGGCGGTCATGAGCCACGACGCGCCCGAGAAGCTCTCGAACGAGAAGATTCTGGAACTCGACGTGGACGTGCTGATTCCGGCGGCCATCGGGAACGTCATCACCGCGGACAACGCCAACGACGTGCAGGCCGACGTGGTGGTCGAGGGCGCGAACGGCCCGACGACGTTCGCGGCCGACGCCATCCTCGAGGAGAACGGCGTCGAGGTCATCCCCGACATTCTGGCGAACGCGGGCGGGGTCACCGTCTCGTACTTCGAGTGGTTGCAGGACATCAACCGCCGCCAGTGGTCGCTCGAACGCGTGCAGGACGAACTGGAGAAACACATGCTCTCGGCGTGGGACGACGTGCGGACCGAAGTCGAGGCCCGCGACGTGAGTTGGCGCGACGCCGCCTACGTCGTCGCGCTTTCGCGCATCGCCGAGGCGAAGAGTACCCGCGGCCTCTGGCCCTAA
- a CDS encoding outer membrane protein assembly factor BamB family protein, with the protein MTAATHRRATSDDPRVRFRFRADGPAETAPAVGDGTVYLACANGCTHAFDADDGTERWSRWADGRPTAPTVSGETVYAGRDCGTADSGSVVALDAATGDNLWEFVTEGGVQASPTLADGEVFVAADGGRITALHGADGSRRRTFRNAARALCALAHDGSRLLLASLDGGAYARDPTDGRERWRFASSVAVGGAPAVTDDTAYIATVDDGQVSAISATTGRERWRGETGGAVWASPTVADGTVFVGSGDGFVYAFDAVDGSVRWRTDLGSRVWASPTVADDALLAATEAGDVWALDREEGTVLWWCRATDAVVAPVVVADATAYVADCGGTVTALSLSE; encoded by the coding sequence GTGACCGCGGCCACCCACCGACGCGCGACTTCGGACGACCCGCGGGTTCGTTTCCGGTTCCGGGCCGACGGCCCGGCCGAGACCGCGCCCGCGGTCGGCGACGGCACGGTGTATCTCGCCTGTGCGAACGGCTGCACGCACGCATTCGACGCTGACGACGGCACCGAACGGTGGTCGCGGTGGGCCGATGGCCGACCCACTGCACCGACAGTTTCAGGGGAAACTGTCTACGCTGGCCGCGATTGCGGGACCGCCGACTCCGGTTCGGTCGTCGCACTCGACGCCGCGACGGGCGACAACCTGTGGGAGTTCGTGACCGAGGGCGGCGTACAGGCGTCGCCTACACTCGCGGACGGCGAGGTCTTCGTCGCGGCCGACGGCGGCCGAATCACGGCCCTCCACGGCGCTGACGGCTCTCGACGCCGAACGTTCCGGAACGCGGCGCGGGCGCTCTGCGCGCTCGCACACGACGGCAGCCGACTCCTCCTCGCGAGTCTCGACGGCGGCGCGTACGCCCGCGACCCGACCGACGGCCGCGAACGCTGGCGGTTCGCCTCCTCGGTCGCGGTCGGTGGCGCGCCCGCGGTGACCGACGACACCGCGTACATCGCCACGGTGGACGACGGTCAGGTGTCCGCGATTTCGGCGACGACGGGCAGGGAACGGTGGCGCGGCGAGACCGGCGGCGCGGTGTGGGCGTCGCCGACGGTGGCCGACGGAACCGTCTTCGTGGGAAGTGGGGACGGCTTCGTCTACGCCTTCGACGCGGTAGACGGGTCGGTCCGTTGGCGGACCGACCTCGGCTCGCGCGTCTGGGCCTCGCCGACGGTCGCAGACGACGCCCTCCTCGCGGCGACCGAGGCGGGGGACGTGTGGGCGCTGGACAGGGAGGAGGGGACGGTACTGTGGTGGTGCCGGGCGACGGACGCAGTCGTGGCCCCGGTCGTCGTCGCCGACGCGACGGCGTACGTGGCCGACTGCGGTGGGACCGTCACTGCGCTTTCGCTTTCGGAATAG
- a CDS encoding DUF5658 family protein, giving the protein MSSDRLHWPSSVREEPRRLTAPLARIDGWERTLWILVGVALVGDLLTTYYGLQMGLTESNPVARAALDRFGFAAMVGLKLFALGVGVGCRWLLPDEHGLLVPAGLAVPWMGAVVVNLSLYAIVLG; this is encoded by the coding sequence ATGAGTTCCGACCGACTCCACTGGCCGTCGTCCGTTCGCGAGGAGCCCCGACGCCTGACCGCCCCGCTGGCCCGAATCGACGGCTGGGAGCGAACGCTCTGGATTCTCGTCGGCGTCGCGCTGGTCGGGGACCTGCTCACGACCTACTACGGCCTCCAGATGGGGCTGACCGAATCCAACCCGGTCGCGCGGGCCGCGCTCGACCGCTTCGGCTTCGCGGCGATGGTCGGGCTGAAACTGTTCGCGCTCGGGGTCGGCGTCGGCTGTCGGTGGTTGCTCCCGGACGAACACGGTCTCCTCGTGCCCGCGGGGTTGGCGGTCCCGTGGATGGGTGCGGTGGTCGTCAACCTCTCGCTCTACGCGATAGTTCTCGGATAG
- a CDS encoding HpcH/HpaI aldolase/citrate lyase family protein encodes MPRRSVMFTPGDRPAMMRKAPSAGADVIVFDLEDAVAPDAKDEARAAVREILTDPDFSPDCEVCVRVNPTGIAADDDLRGVLGGASDEQAADDESSVSTARDAAETLDSVMLPKTEEADDAETLADLLDERDADVPILALVETAAGILSAESIASVCEVDALVFGAEDLAADVGATRTDEGTEVLHAREHVLLAASAADVDAIDTVYTDIEDTEGLRDETAFAIQLGYDGKMAIHPAQVAPINESFTPDPERVEWAENVLAAKEEADAEGRGVFRVDGEMIDAPLVAQAERVLAYAEAAAEN; translated from the coding sequence ATGCCACGACGAAGCGTCATGTTCACGCCGGGCGACCGTCCGGCGATGATGCGGAAAGCGCCGAGCGCAGGGGCCGACGTAATCGTCTTCGACTTGGAGGACGCGGTGGCCCCCGACGCCAAGGACGAGGCGCGCGCGGCGGTCCGCGAGATACTTACGGACCCGGATTTCTCGCCCGACTGCGAGGTCTGCGTCCGGGTCAATCCGACCGGTATCGCGGCGGACGACGACCTCCGGGGCGTCCTCGGGGGCGCGTCGGACGAGCAAGCGGCCGACGACGAATCGAGCGTCTCTACGGCGCGCGACGCCGCCGAAACGCTCGACTCGGTGATGCTCCCGAAGACCGAGGAGGCCGACGACGCCGAGACGCTGGCGGACCTGCTGGACGAGCGCGACGCCGACGTGCCGATTCTCGCGCTGGTCGAAACCGCGGCCGGAATCCTGTCGGCCGAATCCATCGCGAGCGTTTGCGAGGTGGACGCGCTCGTCTTCGGCGCGGAGGACCTCGCGGCCGACGTGGGTGCGACTCGGACCGACGAGGGGACAGAAGTCCTCCACGCGCGCGAACACGTTCTCCTCGCGGCGAGCGCGGCGGACGTGGACGCCATCGACACGGTGTACACCGACATCGAAGATACGGAGGGTCTGCGCGACGAGACCGCGTTCGCCATCCAGTTGGGCTACGACGGCAAGATGGCGATTCACCCCGCGCAGGTCGCGCCGATAAACGAGTCGTTCACACCCGACCCCGAGCGCGTCGAGTGGGCCGAGAACGTCCTCGCCGCCAAGGAGGAGGCCGACGCCGAGGGTCGGGGCGTCTTCCGGGTGGACGGAGAGATGATAGACGCACCGCTGGTCGCACAGGCCGAGCGCGTGCTGGCGTACGCCGAGGCGGCAGCGGAAAACTGA